In bacterium, a single window of DNA contains:
- a CDS encoding aquaporin produces MRDHLPEYLIEAALLGVFMIAACGVTIALEHPDSAVRRAIADPLLRRVLIGLAMGLTAMALIYSPWGRRSGAHLNPSVTLAFLRLGKVARGDAAAYVAAQFAGGLAGVLLVCAVARMTAGHPAVRYAATLPGPAGTARAFAAELAISSVMMAMVLVTSNIAALARYTGIVAGLLVWAYISLEAPLSGMSMNPARSFASALIAGEWRGLWIYFVAPPLGMLAAAELYLRLRGGGRVYCAKLRHRGGGRCIFRCDYAALGEDG; encoded by the coding sequence ATGCGTGACCATCTGCCGGAATACCTGATCGAGGCGGCGCTGCTGGGGGTGTTCATGATCGCCGCCTGCGGCGTGACCATCGCCCTCGAGCATCCCGACTCGGCCGTGCGCCGCGCCATCGCCGATCCGCTGCTGCGGCGGGTGCTGATCGGTCTGGCGATGGGGCTGACGGCGATGGCCCTGATCTACTCGCCATGGGGACGGCGCTCCGGCGCGCACCTGAATCCGTCCGTGACCCTCGCCTTCCTGCGTCTGGGCAAGGTCGCCCGCGGCGACGCCGCCGCCTACGTCGCCGCCCAGTTCGCCGGCGGGCTGGCCGGCGTCCTCCTGGTGTGCGCCGTGGCGCGCATGACGGCCGGGCATCCGGCGGTGCGCTACGCGGCGACCCTCCCCGGGCCGGCCGGCACGGCGCGCGCCTTCGCCGCCGAGCTCGCCATCTCGTCCGTCATGATGGCGATGGTGCTCGTCACCTCGAACATCGCCGCCCTGGCGCGCTACACGGGCATCGTCGCCGGGCTGCTGGTGTGGGCCTACATCAGCCTCGAGGCGCCGCTCTCGGGGATGAGCATGAACCCGGCGCGCAGCTTCGCCTCGGCGTTGATCGCCGGCGAGTGGCGCGGCCTCTGGATCTACTTCGTCGCCCCGCCGCTCGGCATGCTCGCCGCCGCCGAGCTCTACCTGCGGCTGCGCGGCGGGGGCCGCGTGTACTGCGCCAAGCTGCGACACCGCGGGGGCGGGCGCTGCATCTTTCGCTGCGACTACGCGGCGCTCGGGGAGGACGGATGA
- a CDS encoding transglycosylase SLT domain-containing protein produces the protein MPKTCPSTARHGWTLRLLAAAGWSGVAIVTLAPSPVAVPERLTVPEPVLLAAVERRAPEPPPDPARTVAKALTDCPNRLSREERWNIARIIQRESIEHGYDPLFITALVQVESGCSATARGGGAIGLTQLLPSTARGVAARAGIPWRGPETLKDPSANVRLGVHYLSELEDMLDCPYRAVAAYNMGPAPVLHMSTRRARRVGYVRKVLDRYEHLRDQYA, from the coding sequence GTGCCCAAGACTTGCCCATCGACTGCCCGCCACGGCTGGACCCTGCGCCTGCTCGCGGCGGCGGGATGGAGCGGCGTCGCCATCGTCACCCTGGCCCCCAGCCCGGTGGCCGTCCCGGAGCGACTGACCGTGCCCGAACCGGTGCTTCTGGCCGCCGTCGAGCGCCGCGCTCCAGAGCCCCCACCCGACCCGGCCCGCACGGTCGCCAAGGCGCTCACCGACTGCCCCAACCGGCTGTCGCGCGAGGAGCGCTGGAACATCGCCCGCATCATACAGCGGGAGAGCATCGAGCACGGCTACGATCCCCTGTTCATCACCGCCCTCGTCCAGGTGGAGAGCGGCTGTTCAGCGACGGCGCGCGGCGGCGGCGCCATTGGCCTCACCCAGCTCCTGCCCTCGACCGCCCGCGGGGTGGCGGCGCGCGCCGGGATCCCCTGGCGGGGGCCCGAAACCCTGAAGGACCCATCCGCCAATGTCCGCCTCGGGGTTCACTACCTGAGCGAGCTCGAGGACATGCTCGACTGCCCGTATCGCGCCGTCGCCGCCTACAACATGGGGCCGGCGCCGGTGCTGCACATGTCGACCCGCCGCGCCCGACGAGTCGGGTACGTGCGCAAGGTCCTCGATCGCTACGAGCACCTGCGCGACCAGTACGCCTGA
- a CDS encoding GMC family oxidoreductase → MSMHYDVIIIGSGAGGGTLAWSLAPSGKKILLLERGDYVPREKQNWDSHAVAVENRYHITETWRDEAGSELHPGAHYCVGGNTKFYGAALIRMRAHDFGVVRHHGGLSPAWPIDYDELEPYYTRAEHLYQVHGQRGTDPTEPPASAPYAHPPLRHEPRVQQLVDDLRGLGHQPFPMPVGILRDEANPQRSRCIRCDTCDGFPCLVQAKADAQVICVDPALEHANVSLLTRARVTRLRTDSGGGRVTGVEVERDGERLTLSADVVVVSAGAINSAALLLRSANDAHPDGLANRSGVVGRHYMCHLNSMLLAVSREPNPTVFHKTWGLNDFYGPSADSELPMGHISMIGKVDAGILRAGAPRFAPTMSLEVMAAHTLPFWLTSEDLPDAENRVLVDRDGGIRLCYAPNNEEAHRRLIGKLKSLLKAIRCHDEHLVRLTAYVPARIPLAGVAHQNGTVRFGDDPRQSALDRHCRAHDVDNLYVVDGSFFPSSSAVNPALTIIANALRVGDHLRARLG, encoded by the coding sequence ATGAGCATGCACTACGACGTCATCATCATCGGCAGCGGCGCCGGCGGCGGGACGCTCGCCTGGAGCCTGGCGCCGTCGGGCAAGAAGATCCTGCTGCTCGAACGCGGCGACTACGTGCCGCGCGAGAAGCAGAACTGGGACTCGCACGCGGTCGCGGTCGAGAACCGCTATCACATCACCGAAACGTGGCGGGACGAGGCGGGGAGCGAGCTCCACCCCGGCGCCCACTACTGCGTCGGCGGCAACACCAAGTTCTACGGCGCGGCGCTGATCCGCATGCGGGCGCACGACTTCGGCGTCGTGCGCCACCACGGCGGCCTGTCGCCGGCCTGGCCGATCGACTACGACGAGCTCGAGCCCTACTACACGCGCGCCGAGCACCTGTACCAGGTGCACGGCCAGCGCGGCACGGATCCGACCGAACCGCCGGCGAGCGCGCCCTACGCCCACCCGCCGCTGCGACACGAGCCGCGCGTGCAGCAGCTCGTCGACGACCTGCGCGGGCTCGGGCACCAGCCGTTCCCGATGCCGGTCGGCATCCTGCGCGACGAGGCGAACCCGCAGCGCAGCCGCTGCATCCGCTGCGACACCTGCGACGGCTTCCCGTGCCTGGTGCAGGCCAAGGCGGACGCGCAGGTGATCTGCGTCGATCCGGCGCTGGAGCACGCGAACGTCAGCCTGCTGACGCGCGCCCGGGTCACCCGTCTGCGCACCGACAGCGGCGGCGGCCGGGTGACCGGCGTCGAGGTCGAGCGCGACGGCGAGCGGCTCACCCTGAGCGCCGACGTGGTGGTGGTCTCGGCCGGCGCGATCAACTCGGCGGCGCTGCTGCTGCGCTCGGCCAACGACGCCCATCCCGACGGGCTCGCCAATCGCTCCGGGGTCGTCGGCCGCCACTACATGTGCCACCTCAACTCGATGCTGCTGGCGGTGTCGCGCGAGCCCAACCCGACCGTGTTCCACAAGACGTGGGGGTTGAACGACTTCTACGGGCCGTCGGCGGATTCCGAGCTGCCGATGGGGCACATCTCGATGATCGGCAAGGTCGACGCCGGCATCCTGCGCGCCGGCGCGCCGCGCTTCGCTCCCACCATGTCGCTGGAGGTCATGGCGGCGCACACGCTGCCGTTCTGGCTTACCTCCGAGGACCTGCCCGACGCGGAGAACCGGGTGCTGGTCGACCGCGACGGCGGCATTCGCCTGTGCTACGCGCCGAACAACGAGGAGGCGCACCGCCGCCTGATCGGCAAGCTGAAGAGCCTGTTGAAGGCGATCCGCTGCCACGACGAGCACCTGGTGCGCCTCACCGCCTACGTCCCGGCGCGCATCCCGCTCGCCGGCGTCGCGCACCAGAACGGCACGGTGCGCTTCGGCGACGATCCGCGGCAGTCGGCGCTCGACCGCCACTGCCGCGCCCACGACGTCGACAACCTCTACGTCGTCGACGGCAGCTTCTTTCCGTCGAGCAGCGCCGTGAACCCGGCGCTCACCATCATCGCCAACGCCCTCCGCGTCGGCGACCACCTGCGGGCGCGGCTCGGATGA
- a CDS encoding cupin, which yields MPRHIEQPTRVTAAGNKPKLIDEYVGRVNSATDAVSIAHMRSPAGWSEPAQRPEFTEYTIVLAGMLRVEHADGALEVRAGQAVVTAPGEWVRYSTPEPEGAEYIAVCLPAFSPATVHRED from the coding sequence ATGCCGCGCCACATCGAGCAGCCGACCCGCGTCACCGCCGCGGGCAACAAGCCGAAGCTGATCGACGAGTACGTCGGTCGCGTCAACAGCGCCACCGACGCCGTCAGCATCGCCCACATGCGCTCGCCCGCTGGCTGGAGCGAGCCGGCGCAGCGGCCGGAGTTCACCGAGTACACGATCGTCCTCGCCGGCATGCTGCGCGTCGAGCACGCCGACGGCGCGCTCGAGGTGCGCGCCGGCCAGGCGGTGGTCACCGCGCCCGGCGAATGGGTGCGCTACTCGACGCCGGAGCCGGAGGGGGCGGAATACATCGCCGTCTGCCTGCCGGCGTTCTCGCCCGCCACCGTGCACCGCGAGGACTGA
- a CDS encoding nuclear transport factor 2 family protein, with the protein MAMPSRAEVEGAFQRYLETGAYRRDWNAWADLFTEDAVYVEAQYGTFHGREAIRAWITSVMAGVPDMYFPQPTWQLIDGDQVCFCIDNAYPNPADPSGPPIAFPTVSYLRYRGGLWCREEDIYDVRASLAARAAFRAAGGNAAPPREPA; encoded by the coding sequence ATGGCGATGCCGAGCCGCGCCGAGGTGGAAGGCGCCTTCCAGCGCTATCTCGAGACCGGCGCCTACCGCCGCGACTGGAACGCCTGGGCCGATCTGTTCACCGAGGACGCGGTCTACGTCGAGGCGCAGTACGGCACCTTCCACGGCCGCGAGGCGATCCGCGCCTGGATCACCTCGGTGATGGCGGGGGTGCCCGACATGTACTTTCCGCAGCCCACCTGGCAGCTCATCGACGGCGACCAGGTCTGCTTCTGCATCGACAACGCCTATCCCAACCCGGCGGATCCGAGCGGCCCGCCGATCGCCTTCCCGACCGTGTCCTACCTGCGCTACCGCGGCGGCCTGTGGTGCCGGGAGGAGGACATCTACGACGTGCGCGCCAGCCTGGCGGCGCGCGCCGCCTTCCGCGCCGCCGGCGGCAACGCGGCGCCGCCGCGGGAGCCGGCATGA
- a CDS encoding long-chain-fatty-acid--CoA ligase, whose protein sequence is MRVPLLVTDFLRRAATLYPDKLAVVDGDRRFTYRQFQARARRLANALRGLGIGQGDRVCILSPNSHYFLESFYGTSLIGAVLVPLNYRLIAADHAYILDHAGVRCVLVDSEHTAVIDQIRPDLRRVEHWISASSDGRAAAGWRDWEDWIAAAPDTPPPAPPRAIDEDDLVSINYTSGTTARPKGVMLTHRNCYLNAYNLIAHLGVRHDDVELWTLPMFHCNGWGGVYALTAQGGTHVVLRSIDARAIYELIAREGVTFACMAPAVLRAVLDYPDKAAHAIRTRPRFTVAGAPPPAAFIERLEREVGWQFIQIYGLTETAPLLTVSAPDFATRQDDWPRRARAGVEGIGVEIAVLDGDGHPVPTDGATVGEVCARSNVVFEGYWEQPDATAEAIRDGWFHTGDLAVWDAVHNVHIVDRKKDVIISGGENISSSEIEDVLYQHPAVLECAVIGVPDPQWGETPKALVVLRPAQAADESELLRFCRTHLAHFKCPRSIELVAELPRTATGKLQKFKLRERYWQGSRRVN, encoded by the coding sequence GTGCGCGTTCCCCTGCTGGTCACCGACTTCCTGCGCCGCGCCGCGACCCTCTACCCGGACAAGCTGGCGGTGGTCGACGGCGACCGCCGCTTCACCTACCGCCAGTTCCAGGCGCGCGCCCGGCGGCTCGCCAACGCCCTGCGCGGCCTGGGGATCGGGCAGGGCGATCGGGTCTGCATCCTCAGCCCGAACTCGCACTACTTCCTCGAGAGCTTCTACGGCACGAGCCTGATCGGCGCCGTCCTCGTGCCGCTCAACTACCGGCTGATCGCCGCCGATCACGCGTACATCCTCGACCACGCCGGCGTCCGCTGCGTCCTGGTGGACAGCGAGCACACCGCCGTCATCGACCAGATCCGCCCCGACCTGCGCCGCGTCGAGCACTGGATCAGCGCCAGCTCCGACGGCCGCGCCGCCGCCGGGTGGCGCGACTGGGAGGACTGGATCGCCGCCGCGCCGGACACCCCGCCGCCAGCGCCGCCGCGCGCCATCGACGAGGACGACCTGGTGTCGATCAACTACACCTCCGGCACCACGGCGCGGCCGAAGGGCGTCATGCTGACGCACCGCAACTGCTACCTGAACGCGTACAACCTCATCGCCCATCTCGGGGTGCGCCACGACGACGTCGAGCTGTGGACCCTGCCGATGTTCCACTGCAACGGCTGGGGCGGCGTCTACGCGCTCACCGCCCAGGGCGGCACGCACGTGGTGCTGCGCAGCATCGACGCCCGCGCCATCTACGAGCTCATCGCCCGCGAGGGGGTCACCTTCGCCTGCATGGCGCCGGCGGTCCTGCGCGCCGTCCTCGATTATCCCGACAAGGCCGCGCACGCGATCCGCACCCGGCCGCGCTTCACCGTCGCCGGCGCGCCGCCGCCGGCCGCCTTCATCGAACGGCTCGAGCGCGAGGTCGGCTGGCAGTTCATCCAGATCTACGGCCTGACCGAGACCGCGCCGCTGCTCACCGTCTCGGCGCCGGACTTCGCGACCCGCCAGGACGACTGGCCGCGCCGCGCTCGGGCCGGGGTGGAGGGCATCGGGGTCGAGATCGCCGTCCTCGACGGCGACGGCCATCCGGTGCCGACCGACGGCGCCACCGTGGGCGAGGTCTGCGCCCGCTCCAACGTCGTGTTCGAGGGCTACTGGGAGCAGCCGGACGCGACCGCCGAGGCGATTCGCGACGGCTGGTTCCACACCGGCGACCTGGCGGTCTGGGACGCGGTGCACAACGTCCACATCGTCGATCGCAAGAAGGACGTGATCATCTCCGGCGGCGAGAACATCAGCTCGTCGGAGATCGAGGATGTCCTCTACCAACACCCGGCGGTGCTCGAATGCGCGGTGATCGGCGTTCCCGACCCGCAGTGGGGCGAGACGCCGAAGGCGTTGGTGGTACTGCGTCCCGCGCAGGCCGCCGACGAGAGCGAGCTCCTGCGCTTCTGTCGCACGCACCTGGCGCACTTCAAATGTCCGCGCTCCATCGAGTTGGTCGCCGAGCTGCCGCGCACCGCCACCGGCAAGCTGCAGAAGTTCAAGCTGCGCGAGCGCTACTGGCAGGGCTCGCGCCGGGTGAATTGA
- a CDS encoding AarF/ABC1/UbiB kinase family protein, with translation MLELVRRSLQIAAAIVVGAAVFVRHRVAMRGDDATPRAAGIALVRLCTRLGATFIKVGQIASTRADLLPRPLVGELAALQDRVPAFPAAVARAAIERELGRPLAALFAAFDDEPLAAASVAQVHRARLPSGELVAVKVRRPDIIDKVRHDRAILLALARAGERVVPSLRLVSLHTAMGIFCDAVEEQLHFTSEAANNVRFRENFAADPEIDFPRLYPALCSDGVLTMELIEGVREADLDAHAIDVTRVVTAGMRCVCRMIFSHGFVHADLHAGNLRFFPPGRVVLLDLGLVGRLNDEDRLGVAATLFAFASGDGRTVARLFYDGAPYRATPDYDAYEREVVEVVEGLHRRGIGSMQITVEIGRLFDILRRHHIHARSHMTMVNLALMAAEGLGKRLAPELSLSDEALPYLAEALSAPGAAAEPATADQ, from the coding sequence GTGCTCGAGCTCGTGCGGCGCTCCCTGCAGATCGCGGCGGCCATCGTGGTCGGCGCCGCGGTCTTCGTCCGCCACCGCGTGGCGATGCGCGGCGACGACGCCACGCCGCGGGCGGCGGGCATCGCCCTGGTGCGGCTGTGCACGCGGCTGGGGGCGACGTTCATCAAGGTCGGGCAGATCGCCTCGACGCGCGCCGACCTGCTGCCGCGGCCGCTGGTCGGGGAGCTGGCGGCGCTGCAGGACCGCGTCCCCGCCTTCCCCGCCGCGGTCGCGCGCGCCGCGATCGAGCGCGAGCTCGGGCGACCGCTGGCGGCGCTGTTCGCCGCCTTCGACGACGAGCCGCTGGCGGCCGCGTCGGTGGCGCAGGTGCACCGCGCCCGCCTGCCGAGCGGCGAGCTGGTGGCGGTCAAGGTGCGCCGGCCCGACATCATCGACAAGGTGCGGCACGACCGCGCCATCCTGCTGGCGCTGGCGCGCGCCGGCGAACGCGTCGTGCCGTCGCTCCGCCTGGTGTCGCTCCACACCGCGATGGGGATCTTCTGCGATGCCGTCGAGGAGCAGCTCCACTTCACCAGCGAGGCGGCGAACAACGTCCGCTTCCGGGAGAACTTCGCCGCCGACCCGGAGATCGACTTCCCGCGCCTGTACCCGGCGCTGTGCAGCGACGGCGTCCTGACCATGGAGCTCATCGAGGGCGTGCGCGAGGCCGACCTCGACGCCCATGCCATCGACGTCACCCGGGTGGTCACCGCCGGCATGCGCTGCGTCTGCCGGATGATCTTCTCGCACGGCTTCGTGCATGCCGACCTGCACGCCGGCAACCTGCGCTTCTTCCCGCCCGGCCGGGTGGTGCTGCTCGACCTCGGCCTGGTCGGCCGCCTCAACGACGAGGACCGACTCGGCGTCGCCGCCACCCTCTTCGCCTTCGCCTCCGGCGACGGCCGCACGGTGGCGCGGCTCTTCTACGACGGCGCCCCGTACCGCGCGACGCCGGACTACGACGCCTACGAGCGCGAGGTCGTCGAGGTGGTCGAGGGCCTGCACCGGCGCGGCATCGGCAGCATGCAGATCACGGTCGAGATCGGCCGCCTCTTCGACATCCTGCGCCGCCACCACATCCACGCCCGCAGCCACATGACCATGGTGAACCTGGCCCTGATGGCCGCCGAGGGCCTCGGCAAGCGCCTGGCCCCCGAGCTGTCCCTCTCCGACGAGGCCCTGCCCTACCTCGCCGAGGCCCTGAGCGCCCCCGGCGCCGCCGCTGAGCCCGCGACGGCCGACCAGTAG
- a CDS encoding sulfatase produces MRRGARWSGSGRMVALGLCAAALAACARSDRIDLAAQLPVAQAWHETTLVDFGTPAARQHLLLGWGRDETWEDGRTMLWALGTRSLLEFYVAAPRSLILTLQCGPFPDPDAPPQTIDFAVNGTPQGRLELLRDQRVYRFPLAAEALRSGVNTLELRYGYARRPRSLSPGSDDGRALSVAWSWMRFDGLADGAAPTAAAGPAGGSLTLPSGSQVDFFVDLPDGATFHVDAVRPLAAADASDLVVAVERDGAVARQVTVGVRATPAPWEESIDAGGPARLRLRATGAAGAGGGVVLDAPRLDVPRGQAPPCRAPRPPATATTPVILYVIDTLRADHLGCYGYDRPTSPHLDAFAADAVRFAYAVAQSSWTRPSMASIMTGLTPPRHNAIGGHGVLAPMPTLASVLAARGYDTAGFITNSVITAEYGLNQGFATYTLLPEEPIPPALGGRPPQVMHQPATVLHDTALRWVDDRQSSRPLFLYLHASDPHNPYLPPSPFREALAGDADLELGLPHVLDGVVKGTRRLTAEERQQMIALYDADIASVDDAFGGLVAALRARGLYDDALIVVVADHGEGFGEHDYYSHANSLYGELLHVPLLIKFPHQWRAGTVIGATAQQVDILPTILDALGADPPAALDGTSLLPALDCPDAPRPPAYSTLGKPSSIASLLVGRHKLIYSIVAERPEPRIALYDIAADPGEARDLADVQPVRAGTLFARLPAFRNAVPVGAERTLVPDGALEERMRALGYLH; encoded by the coding sequence GTGCGACGCGGCGCACGGTGGAGCGGGTCGGGACGCATGGTGGCGCTCGGCCTCTGCGCCGCCGCCCTGGCCGCCTGCGCGCGCAGCGACCGCATCGACCTGGCGGCGCAGTTGCCGGTGGCGCAGGCGTGGCACGAGACGACGCTGGTCGATTTCGGCACCCCGGCGGCGCGCCAGCATCTGCTCCTCGGCTGGGGTCGGGACGAGACCTGGGAGGACGGCCGGACGATGTTGTGGGCGCTCGGCACGCGGTCGCTGCTCGAGTTCTACGTCGCCGCGCCGCGGTCGCTGATCCTGACCCTGCAGTGCGGCCCGTTTCCGGACCCCGATGCCCCGCCGCAGACCATCGACTTCGCGGTCAACGGCACGCCGCAGGGGCGCCTGGAGCTGTTGCGCGACCAACGCGTCTACCGCTTTCCGCTCGCCGCCGAGGCGCTGCGATCCGGCGTCAACACGCTCGAGCTTCGCTACGGCTACGCCCGGCGACCGCGCAGCCTGTCGCCCGGGTCGGACGACGGGCGCGCCCTGTCGGTGGCCTGGAGCTGGATGCGTTTCGATGGGCTCGCCGACGGCGCCGCGCCGACCGCGGCGGCGGGGCCGGCGGGTGGGTCGCTGACCCTGCCCAGCGGCTCGCAGGTCGACTTCTTCGTCGATCTGCCGGACGGCGCGACCTTCCATGTCGACGCCGTGCGTCCGCTCGCCGCCGCGGACGCCTCGGACCTCGTCGTCGCCGTCGAGCGCGACGGCGCGGTCGCGCGCCAGGTCACGGTCGGCGTCCGGGCGACGCCGGCGCCGTGGGAGGAGTCGATCGACGCCGGCGGCCCGGCGCGCCTTCGCCTGCGCGCCACCGGCGCGGCGGGCGCCGGCGGCGGCGTGGTGCTCGACGCGCCGCGCCTGGACGTGCCGCGTGGGCAGGCGCCGCCATGTCGCGCGCCGCGCCCGCCGGCGACCGCGACCACGCCGGTGATCCTCTACGTCATCGACACGCTGCGCGCCGACCATCTCGGCTGCTACGGCTACGATCGGCCGACGTCGCCGCACCTCGACGCCTTCGCCGCCGATGCCGTGCGCTTCGCCTACGCCGTCGCCCAGTCGTCATGGACCCGCCCGTCCATGGCGTCGATCATGACCGGGCTGACGCCGCCGCGCCACAACGCGATCGGCGGCCACGGGGTGCTGGCGCCGATGCCGACCCTGGCCAGCGTGTTGGCGGCGCGCGGCTACGACACCGCCGGCTTCATCACCAACAGTGTCATCACCGCCGAGTATGGCCTGAACCAGGGCTTCGCCACCTACACGCTGTTGCCCGAGGAGCCGATTCCCCCCGCGCTCGGCGGGCGGCCGCCGCAGGTGATGCACCAGCCGGCGACGGTGCTGCACGACACCGCCCTCAGGTGGGTGGACGACCGCCAGTCCAGTCGGCCGCTGTTCCTGTACCTGCACGCCTCCGACCCGCACAATCCGTACCTGCCGCCGTCGCCGTTCCGCGAGGCCCTGGCGGGCGATGCCGATCTCGAGCTCGGGCTGCCGCACGTGCTGGACGGCGTCGTCAAAGGCACGCGCCGACTCACCGCGGAGGAGCGGCAGCAGATGATCGCCCTCTACGACGCCGACATCGCGTCGGTGGACGATGCCTTCGGCGGCCTCGTCGCCGCTCTGCGGGCCCGCGGGCTGTACGATGACGCGCTGATCGTCGTCGTCGCCGATCACGGCGAGGGATTCGGCGAGCACGACTACTATTCGCACGCCAACTCGCTGTACGGCGAGCTGCTGCACGTGCCGCTGTTGATCAAGTTCCCCCACCAATGGCGCGCCGGCACGGTGATCGGCGCCACGGCGCAGCAGGTGGACATCCTGCCGACGATCCTCGATGCGCTCGGCGCGGATCCGCCGGCGGCGCTCGACGGCACCAGCCTGCTGCCGGCGCTCGACTGCCCGGACGCGCCCAGGCCGCCGGCCTACAGCACGCTCGGGAAGCCGAGCAGCATCGCCTCGCTGCTGGTCGGCCGCCACAAGCTCATCTACTCGATCGTCGCCGAGCGACCCGAGCCGCGGATCGCGCTCTACGACATCGCCGCCGACCCGGGCGAGGCGCGCGACCTGGCCGACGTGCAGCCGGTGCGCGCCGGCACGCTGTTCGCCCGCCTGCCGGCGTTCCGCAACGCCGTCCCGGTTGGCGCCGAGCGGACCCTGGTGCCCGACGGCGCGCTCGAGGAGCGCATGCGCGCCCTCGGCTACCTGCACTGA
- a CDS encoding VOC family protein, with protein MTRLAALVAALLCAAAAAAAALPVAAVDAVTLTVGDLARSRAFYTEVLDFRVEREDEITGAAWEHLRGVAPLRMRVARLRLGDEHLELAQYLTPPGRPTPAGARSNDRWFQHAAIVVSDMDRAYARLRAHGVAAISRRPQRLPDWNRDAGGIRAFYFRDPDGHPLELIWFPPGKGDARWQTPAGEAVFRGIDHTAIAVADTDASLAFYRDRLGFRVAGHSLNSGAEQDALNGLRGSRVRITGLRAGSGPGIELLEYLAPRDGRPYPADARANDLVWWATRLVVGAGGRLEQLAAGPVADPPDDELGIDRGLTLRDPDGHAVEIVEPAPHP; from the coding sequence ATGACGCGGCTGGCGGCCCTCGTCGCGGCGCTGCTGTGCGCCGCCGCCGCGGCCGCCGCGGCGCTGCCGGTGGCCGCGGTCGACGCCGTCACCCTGACGGTCGGCGACCTGGCGCGCAGCCGCGCCTTCTACACCGAGGTGCTCGACTTCCGGGTCGAGCGCGAGGACGAGATCACCGGCGCCGCGTGGGAGCACCTGCGCGGCGTCGCCCCGCTGCGCATGCGCGTCGCCCGCCTGCGGCTCGGCGACGAGCACCTCGAGCTGGCGCAGTACCTGACGCCGCCCGGTCGCCCAACGCCGGCCGGGGCGCGCAGCAACGACCGCTGGTTCCAGCACGCGGCGATCGTCGTCAGCGACATGGATCGCGCCTACGCGCGGCTGCGCGCGCACGGCGTGGCGGCGATCTCCCGCCGGCCGCAGCGGCTGCCGGACTGGAATCGCGACGCCGGCGGCATCCGCGCCTTCTACTTCCGCGATCCCGACGGCCATCCCCTGGAGCTGATCTGGTTCCCGCCCGGCAAGGGCGATGCGCGCTGGCAGACGCCGGCCGGCGAGGCCGTCTTCCGCGGCATCGACCACACCGCGATCGCGGTGGCGGACACCGACGCGAGCCTGGCGTTCTACCGCGACCGGCTCGGCTTTCGGGTCGCCGGGCACAGCCTGAACAGCGGCGCCGAGCAGGACGCCCTCAACGGCCTTCGGGGATCGCGGGTGCGCATCACCGGACTGCGCGCCGGCAGCGGTCCGGGCATCGAGCTGCTTGAGTACCTGGCGCCGCGCGACGGCCGCCCGTATCCGGCCGACGCGCGCGCCAACGACCTGGTGTGGTGGGCCACCCGCCTGGTGGTGGGCGCCGGCGGACGTCTCGAGCAGCTCGCCGCCGGGCCGGTCGCCGATCCGCCCGACGACGAGCTCGGCATCGATCGCGGCCTGACGCTGCGCGATCCCGACGGCCACGCGGTCGAGATCGTCGAGCCGGCGCCGCACCCGTAG